A window of the Proteus terrae subsp. cibarius genome harbors these coding sequences:
- the argC gene encoding N-acetyl-gamma-glutamyl-phosphate reductase — MLNTLIVGASGYTGAELAAYLQQHPHVNLSRLMVSAQSADAGKCFSELHPQYRGLVDLPLEPMVDVAKAAENIDIVFLATAHEVSHDIAPVFLEQGCVVFDLSGAYRVQNKHFYQQYYGFEHKNTDWLSQAVYGLAEWNADIISQAQLIAVPGCYPTVSQLSLKPLVEAGLLDTAQWPVINATSGVSGAGRKASLTSSFCEVSLQPYGVFTHRHQPEIATHLGIDVIFTPHLGNFARGILATITCKLKAGVTQEDVRQVFEDAYQDKPLVRVYEKGLPALKAVVGTAFCDIGFAQQGEHLIVVGVEDNLLKGAAAQAVQCMNIRFGFAETESLI; from the coding sequence ATGTTAAATACTCTGATTGTAGGAGCAAGTGGTTACACTGGCGCTGAATTAGCCGCCTATCTTCAGCAGCATCCTCATGTGAATTTGAGCAGACTGATGGTATCAGCTCAAAGTGCAGATGCAGGAAAGTGCTTTTCTGAACTTCATCCACAATATCGTGGTTTAGTGGATCTGCCACTTGAGCCGATGGTTGATGTTGCTAAAGCTGCTGAAAACATTGATATCGTTTTTCTCGCAACTGCTCATGAAGTCAGCCATGACATTGCCCCAGTCTTTTTAGAGCAAGGTTGTGTGGTATTTGATTTGTCCGGCGCCTATCGAGTACAAAACAAGCATTTTTATCAACAATACTATGGATTCGAGCATAAGAATACTGATTGGTTATCACAGGCCGTTTATGGATTAGCTGAATGGAATGCCGACATTATTAGTCAGGCGCAATTAATTGCTGTGCCGGGTTGTTATCCAACCGTCTCTCAGCTGTCACTAAAACCTTTAGTGGAAGCGGGACTTTTAGATACAGCACAGTGGCCTGTTATTAATGCGACTAGTGGTGTGAGTGGTGCAGGTAGAAAAGCGTCCTTAACCAGCAGTTTTTGTGAAGTGAGTTTGCAACCTTACGGCGTGTTTACTCATCGTCATCAACCTGAAATTGCAACACATCTGGGTATTGATGTGATTTTTACACCTCATTTAGGCAATTTTGCGAGAGGGATCTTAGCCACTATCACCTGTAAGTTAAAAGCAGGCGTGACACAAGAGGATGTAAGACAAGTCTTTGAAGATGCTTATCAAGATAAACCATTAGTACGTGTTTATGAAAAAGGATTGCCTGCATTAAAAGCCGTTGTAGGAACTGCATTTTGTGATATCGGATTTGCTCAGCAAGGTGAACATCTGATTGTGGTAGGTGTTGAAGATAACTTGCTGAAAGGAGCTGCTGCACAAGCAGTGCAATGTATGAACATTCGGTTTGGTTTCGCTGAAACCGAATCACTTATTTAA
- the argE gene encoding acetylornithine deacetylase, whose protein sequence is MNIKLPTFIEIYRQLIATPSISATDAKNDQSNEALINLLANWLETLGFSIEIQPVPETRGKFNLLATLGTGKGGLLLCGHTDTVPFDDGRWTQDPFTLTEKENKLYGLGTADMKGFFAFILDALRDVDTKTLTHPLYILATADEETSMAGARYFAANTAIRPDFAIIGEPTSLKPIRAHKGHLSNAIRITGQSGHSSDPEKGVNAIELMHESITHLSTLRDTLKTRYNNPAFVIPYPTMNFGYINGGDAANRICACCELHMDIRPLPGLTLQDLDDLLHETLAPVKARWPGRLSVEALHDPIPGYECPTDHKMVAVIEKLLGEKAQTVNYCTEAPFIQDLCPTLVLGPGSIEQAHQPDEFIDMAFIEPTRELMGQLIENFCLTEKTQ, encoded by the coding sequence GTGAATATTAAATTACCTACATTTATTGAGATTTATCGTCAATTAATTGCAACACCCTCTATCAGTGCTACAGACGCTAAAAACGATCAAAGTAATGAAGCACTGATTAACTTACTTGCTAATTGGTTGGAAACATTAGGTTTTTCAATTGAAATTCAACCTGTACCTGAAACACGAGGCAAATTTAACCTTCTAGCAACATTAGGAACGGGAAAAGGTGGATTATTGCTCTGTGGCCACACTGACACAGTACCGTTTGATGACGGTCGTTGGACGCAAGATCCTTTTACACTGACAGAAAAAGAAAATAAGTTATATGGCTTAGGCACTGCTGATATGAAGGGATTTTTTGCCTTTATTCTCGATGCATTGCGAGATGTAGACACTAAGACGTTAACTCACCCTCTTTATATTCTCGCCACTGCTGATGAAGAAACCTCTATGGCAGGGGCACGTTATTTTGCTGCTAATACGGCAATCCGTCCTGATTTTGCCATTATTGGCGAACCCACATCGCTAAAACCTATCCGTGCACATAAAGGGCATTTATCAAATGCGATACGTATTACTGGACAATCAGGACACTCTAGTGATCCAGAAAAAGGCGTAAATGCGATAGAGTTGATGCATGAATCTATTACTCACCTTAGTACACTGCGCGATACGTTAAAAACTCGCTATAACAACCCTGCATTTGTTATCCCTTATCCTACGATGAACTTTGGCTATATTAATGGTGGTGATGCAGCAAATAGAATTTGTGCTTGTTGTGAATTGCATATGGATATTCGCCCATTGCCGGGATTAACGTTGCAAGATTTGGATGATTTACTTCACGAAACATTAGCCCCAGTCAAAGCACGTTGGCCGGGTCGTTTAAGTGTTGAGGCATTACACGATCCTATTCCGGGTTATGAATGCCCAACCGATCACAAAATGGTCGCGGTGATCGAAAAACTATTAGGTGAGAAAGCGCAAACAGTGAATTACTGTACTGAAGCGCCGTTTATTCAAGATCTCTGCCCTACCTTAGTTTTAGGCCCAGGTTCTATTGAACAAGCACATCAGCCTGATGAATTTATTGATATGGCATTTATTGAGCCAACGCGTGAATTAATGGGGCAATTAATTGAAAACTTCTGTTTAACAGAGAAAACTCAATAA
- the oxyR gene encoding DNA-binding transcriptional regulator OxyR, with product MNIRDLEYLVALAEHKHFRRAADSCHVSQPTLSGQIRKLEDELGVMLLERTSRKVLFTQQGLLLVDQAKTVLREVKVLQEMASLQGESMAGPLHIGLIPTVGPYLLPHIIPELHKNYPKLEMYLHEAQTHSLLAQLDSGKLDCAILAMVKESAPFIEVPLFEEPMKLAIYEGHPWHERESVPMGDLAGQRLLMLEDGHCLRDQALGFCFQAGAKEDTHFRATSLETLRNMVAAGSGITLLPDLSVPQEQKRDGVCYLECTDPNPSRSIILVYRPGSPLRNRYEQLAETIREHMTAFYAEKQNALK from the coding sequence ATGAATATCCGTGACTTGGAATATCTGGTGGCTCTAGCTGAGCATAAACATTTTCGCCGTGCGGCAGATTCTTGCCATGTGAGTCAGCCAACATTAAGTGGTCAAATTCGTAAACTTGAAGATGAACTTGGTGTGATGTTGCTTGAAAGAACTAGCCGTAAGGTTCTGTTTACTCAACAAGGTTTGTTGCTGGTGGATCAAGCGAAAACCGTTTTACGTGAAGTCAAAGTTCTACAAGAAATGGCTTCATTACAAGGCGAAAGTATGGCAGGGCCTTTACATATTGGGCTTATTCCTACTGTTGGCCCTTATTTATTGCCTCATATCATTCCTGAATTACATAAAAACTACCCTAAGTTAGAGATGTATCTTCATGAAGCACAAACTCATAGCTTATTAGCTCAGTTAGATAGCGGAAAACTCGATTGTGCAATTTTAGCAATGGTAAAAGAGAGTGCGCCATTTATTGAAGTGCCTCTATTTGAAGAGCCAATGAAGTTAGCGATTTATGAAGGACATCCTTGGCATGAACGCGAGTCTGTGCCGATGGGCGACTTAGCGGGACAGCGTTTATTAATGTTAGAAGATGGGCACTGTTTACGCGATCAAGCGTTAGGTTTTTGCTTTCAAGCGGGTGCAAAAGAAGATACGCATTTTAGAGCAACGAGTTTAGAGACTTTGCGTAATATGGTCGCTGCTGGTAGTGGAATAACGTTATTACCTGATTTATCTGTACCTCAAGAACAAAAACGTGATGGGGTTTGTTATCTAGAATGTACTGATCCCAATCCATCACGTTCTATTATTTTGGTTTACCGTCCCGGATCGCCTTTGCGTAATCGTTATGAACAGTTAGCAGAGACAATCCGTGAACATATGACCGCATTTTATGCAGAAAAACAAAACGCATTAAAATAA
- a CDS encoding argininosuccinate synthase, whose protein sequence is MTKGIKKIVLAYSGGLDTSAIIPWLKEHYDNCEVVAFVADVGQSRDDLVGVEQKALASGASECYVVDLREEFIKDYVYPVLKTGALYEGSYLLGTSMARPVIAKAQVELALKLGADAVAHGATGKGNDQVRFESTYAALAPQLKVVAPWREWDLRSREALLDYLKVRNIPTTATLEKIYSRDENAWHISTEGGVLESPWNASNEDCWAWTVDPKKAPETPELVTVTVKEGEVVAVNGKTQSPFECLDTLNTLGVKHGIGRIDIVENRLVGMKSRGCYETPGGTIMMAALRGVEQLVLDRDAFKWRQQLGLEMSYVAYDGRWFTPIRASLQAAAESLAKDVNGEVVLELYKGHVNAIQKKSDNSLYSEEFATFGEDEVYDHSHAEGFIRLYSLPSRIRALSKK, encoded by the coding sequence ATGACTAAAGGTATTAAGAAAATTGTATTGGCATACTCTGGTGGATTAGATACATCTGCAATCATTCCTTGGCTAAAAGAACATTATGATAACTGTGAGGTTGTCGCTTTTGTTGCTGATGTTGGTCAAAGCCGTGATGATTTAGTGGGTGTAGAACAAAAAGCATTAGCTTCAGGTGCTTCAGAGTGTTATGTCGTTGATTTACGCGAAGAGTTTATCAAAGACTATGTTTATCCTGTGTTAAAAACCGGTGCTTTATATGAAGGTAGCTATTTATTAGGTACTTCAATGGCACGTCCTGTTATCGCTAAAGCACAAGTTGAACTCGCATTAAAATTAGGTGCAGATGCTGTTGCTCATGGTGCAACGGGTAAAGGTAACGATCAGGTTCGTTTTGAAAGTACTTATGCGGCACTTGCTCCACAACTAAAAGTGGTTGCTCCTTGGAGAGAGTGGGATTTACGTTCTCGTGAAGCGCTGTTGGATTATCTAAAAGTTCGTAATATCCCAACAACAGCAACTCTTGAGAAAATTTATAGCCGTGATGAAAACGCATGGCATATTTCAACAGAAGGTGGCGTATTAGAGAGCCCATGGAATGCGTCAAATGAAGATTGCTGGGCATGGACCGTTGATCCTAAGAAAGCACCAGAAACGCCAGAATTAGTTACAGTTACAGTTAAAGAAGGTGAAGTTGTTGCAGTAAACGGTAAAACACAATCACCTTTTGAATGTTTAGATACACTAAATACATTAGGTGTTAAACACGGTATCGGACGTATTGATATTGTTGAAAATCGTTTAGTAGGAATGAAATCACGTGGCTGCTACGAAACCCCAGGGGGCACTATCATGATGGCTGCTCTGCGTGGTGTTGAGCAACTTGTTCTTGATAGAGATGCATTTAAATGGCGTCAGCAATTAGGCTTAGAGATGTCTTATGTCGCTTATGATGGACGTTGGTTTACGCCAATTCGTGCTTCACTACAAGCTGCTGCTGAATCACTGGCAAAAGATGTGAATGGCGAAGTGGTTTTAGAGCTCTATAAGGGGCATGTGAATGCTATTCAGAAGAAATCAGACAACAGCCTGTACTCTGAAGAGTTTGCAACCTTTGGTGAAGATGAAGTTTACGATCACAGCCATGCTGAAGGCTTTATCCGTTTATATTCCCTGCCATCACGTATTCGTGCACTGAGCAAGAAATAA
- the poxB gene encoding ubiquinone-dependent pyruvate dehydrogenase gives MSKQTVATYIAKVLHNAGVKRIWGVTGDSLNGLSDSLRKMGTIEWMGTRHEEVAAFAAGAEAAVNGQLAVCAGSCGPGNLHLINGLFDCHRNHVPVLAIAAHIPSAEIGSNYFQETHPQELFRECSHYCELVSNPEQIPQVLAIAMRTAILKKGVAVVVLPGDVALKPAPEDAHENWYPLQFPLIMPNRFEIEKLSDALNNAKNITLMCGAGCAQAHDEVIKLAQTLKAPVVHALRGKEYIEWKNPYSVGMTGLIGFSSGYHAMENADTLVLLGTQFPYRAFYPSKANIIQIDINPSSLGSHCHVDMAMIGDIKATLNAIQPRLKEKTDTTHLDASLKHYAKARQDLDALAQPSERELIHPQYLARRLSELANDDAIFTCDVGTPTVWAARYVGMNGKRRLLGSFNHGSMANAMAQAIGVQALDRKRQVVAMCGDGGFTMLMGDFISLAQMNLPVKVIIFNNSVLGFVAMEMKAGGYLTDGTDLHNPDFAAIANASGIKGIRVEKGEDLDNALKEAFEHDGPVIVDVVTAKQELSMPPEVKFEQAKGFSLYMMKAIINGRGDEIVQLAKTNWLR, from the coding sequence ATGAGTAAGCAAACCGTTGCAACTTATATTGCTAAAGTACTCCATAATGCAGGTGTAAAACGTATTTGGGGCGTAACAGGCGATTCTCTCAATGGATTAAGTGATAGCTTGCGAAAGATGGGAACAATTGAGTGGATGGGAACCCGCCATGAAGAAGTCGCGGCATTTGCCGCAGGGGCAGAAGCAGCAGTTAATGGCCAATTAGCGGTTTGCGCTGGCTCTTGTGGACCGGGAAATTTACATCTTATCAATGGGCTTTTTGATTGCCATCGTAATCATGTTCCTGTGTTAGCCATTGCTGCGCATATTCCTTCTGCTGAAATTGGTAGCAATTACTTTCAAGAAACACATCCTCAAGAACTTTTTCGCGAATGTAGTCATTACTGTGAGTTAGTCTCAAATCCAGAGCAGATCCCTCAAGTGCTAGCCATTGCGATGCGAACCGCTATTTTGAAAAAAGGGGTTGCAGTTGTTGTATTGCCGGGGGATGTTGCACTAAAACCAGCCCCAGAAGATGCGCATGAAAATTGGTATCCGTTACAATTTCCACTCATCATGCCTAATCGTTTCGAAATTGAAAAACTATCCGATGCACTGAATAATGCAAAAAATATCACCTTAATGTGCGGTGCAGGATGTGCTCAAGCTCACGATGAAGTGATTAAGCTGGCTCAAACCTTAAAAGCCCCTGTTGTACACGCATTGCGGGGGAAAGAGTACATTGAGTGGAAAAATCCCTATAGTGTAGGAATGACTGGGCTAATTGGTTTTTCATCGGGTTATCATGCGATGGAAAATGCCGACACTTTGGTGTTATTAGGTACGCAGTTCCCTTATCGGGCATTTTATCCATCAAAAGCCAATATTATTCAAATTGATATTAATCCAAGCAGTCTTGGTTCACATTGTCATGTCGATATGGCGATGATTGGCGATATTAAAGCAACACTAAATGCGATACAGCCTCGTTTAAAAGAGAAAACAGATACCACTCACCTTGACGCTTCATTAAAACATTATGCCAAAGCACGGCAAGATCTAGATGCACTTGCACAACCCAGTGAGCGTGAACTTATTCACCCACAATATTTAGCACGTCGATTAAGTGAACTAGCAAATGATGATGCCATTTTTACCTGTGATGTTGGAACACCAACAGTGTGGGCAGCTCGTTATGTTGGAATGAATGGAAAACGTCGTTTACTGGGATCGTTTAATCATGGTTCTATGGCAAATGCGATGGCTCAAGCTATTGGTGTGCAGGCGTTAGATAGAAAACGCCAAGTTGTAGCAATGTGTGGTGATGGCGGATTTACCATGTTAATGGGTGATTTTATCTCATTAGCTCAAATGAATTTACCAGTCAAAGTGATTATTTTTAATAACAGTGTATTAGGTTTTGTCGCGATGGAGATGAAAGCCGGTGGTTATTTAACGGATGGCACGGATTTACATAATCCAGATTTTGCTGCTATTGCCAATGCGTCCGGTATTAAAGGTATTCGAGTAGAAAAAGGTGAAGACTTAGATAATGCACTTAAAGAAGCCTTTGAACATGATGGTCCTGTGATTGTAGATGTAGTCACTGCAAAACAAGAGCTTTCAATGCCTCCTGAAGTGAAGTTTGAACAAGCAAAAGGTTTTAGCCTGTATATGATGAAAGCGATTATTAATGGTAGAGGTGATGAAATTGTTCAACTAGCCAAAACTAATTGGTTACGCTAA
- the sthA gene encoding Si-specific NAD(P)(+) transhydrogenase yields MQHSHFDAIVIGSGPGGEGAAMGLVKQGKRVAVIERYNKVGGGCTHWGTIPSKALRHAVSRIIEFNQNPLYSDQSRLINSSFSQILRQASTVISQQTKMRQGFYERNNCTMYSGEAAFIDEHRISVRYPDGTCDILSADNFIIATGSRPYCPPDVDFSHSRIYNSDTILDLEHEPHHVIIYGAGVIGCEYASIFRGLRVKVDLINTRDHLLSFLDQEMSDALSYHFWNNGIVIRHNEEYESIEGVDDGVIVHLKSGKKVKADCLLYANGRTGNTDTLGLENVGIKTDSRGQVSVNAHYQTSCEHIYAVGDVIGYPSLASAAYDQGRIAALAITTGKSETHLIEDIPTGIYTIPEISSVGKTEQQLTAMKIPYEVGRSQFKHLARAQIAGMNVGSLKILFHRETKQILGIHCFGERAAEIIHIGQAIMEQKGEGNTIEYFVNTTFNYPTMAEAYRVAALNGLNRLF; encoded by the coding sequence ATGCAACATTCTCATTTCGATGCAATTGTGATCGGTTCAGGTCCTGGTGGTGAAGGCGCGGCCATGGGGCTTGTTAAACAAGGAAAGCGCGTCGCAGTTATAGAACGTTATAACAAAGTCGGTGGTGGCTGTACTCACTGGGGAACTATTCCTTCAAAAGCCCTACGTCACGCGGTAAGTCGTATTATCGAATTTAATCAAAACCCGCTTTACAGTGACCAATCTCGTCTGATTAACTCCTCTTTCTCTCAAATACTTCGCCAAGCAAGTACCGTAATTAGTCAGCAGACTAAAATGCGTCAAGGTTTCTACGAGCGTAATAATTGTACAATGTATTCGGGCGAAGCTGCGTTTATTGATGAACACAGGATCAGCGTGCGTTATCCTGATGGTACTTGCGATATTCTTTCAGCAGATAACTTTATTATTGCAACAGGCTCGCGTCCTTATTGCCCGCCAGATGTCGATTTTTCTCATTCTCGTATTTATAACAGTGACACTATTCTCGATTTAGAACATGAACCTCACCATGTCATTATCTATGGTGCTGGTGTCATTGGTTGTGAATATGCCTCTATTTTTAGAGGATTAAGAGTAAAAGTAGACTTAATTAATACTCGTGATCACCTATTATCTTTCCTTGATCAAGAGATGTCTGATGCACTTTCTTATCACTTCTGGAATAACGGCATTGTTATTCGTCATAATGAAGAATATGAAAGTATTGAAGGTGTCGATGATGGTGTGATTGTTCACTTAAAATCAGGTAAAAAAGTCAAAGCAGATTGCCTACTTTATGCGAATGGTCGAACAGGAAATACAGACACACTTGGCTTAGAAAACGTGGGTATTAAAACAGATAGTCGTGGACAAGTTTCTGTTAATGCACATTACCAAACCAGTTGCGAACACATTTATGCAGTCGGTGATGTCATCGGTTACCCAAGTCTCGCTTCAGCTGCTTATGATCAAGGTCGAATTGCAGCTTTGGCGATCACAACCGGAAAATCAGAAACACATTTAATTGAAGATATTCCGACGGGGATCTACACCATTCCTGAAATTAGTTCTGTTGGTAAAACAGAGCAACAACTCACTGCAATGAAAATTCCTTATGAAGTAGGTCGCTCTCAATTTAAACATCTGGCAAGAGCGCAAATAGCAGGTATGAATGTAGGGAGTTTGAAAATTCTCTTCCACCGTGAAACTAAGCAAATTTTAGGTATTCACTGCTTCGGTGAGCGTGCCGCTGAAATTATTCATATTGGCCAAGCGATTATGGAGCAAAAAGGTGAAGGCAATACTATCGAGTATTTCGTTAATACTACCTTCAACTATCCAACAATGGCAGAAGCCTACCGTGTTGCTGCACTTAATGGTTTAAATCGCTTATTTTAA
- the argH gene encoding argininosuccinate lyase: MALWGGRFSQEADQRFKQFNDSLRFDFRLAQQDIFGSVAWSKALVTVGVLSQDEQAQLEQALNELSEEVTANPQSILQSDAEDIHSWVESKLIAKVGDLGKKLHTGRSRNDQVATDLKLWCKEEVIHLRQAIVELQKALVITAEQNQNAVMPGYTHLQRAQPVTFAHWCLAYNEMLARDESRLADALKRLDVSPLGCGALAGTAYDIDREQLAGWLGFASATNNSLDSVSDRDHVLEILSSAAIGMVHLSRFAEDLIFFNSGEAGFIELSDKVTSGSSLMPQKKNPDALELIRGKCGRVQGALTGMMMTLKGLPLAYNKDMQEDKEGLFDAVDTWSDCLHMATLVLDGIQIRRPRCEEAAKQGYANATELADYLVAKGVPFREAHHIVGEVVVCAIEQGKAIEELPLSELQMFNSKIMIDVYDILSLQSCLDKRLAKGGVSQKQVAYAIAKAKEVLDMNK, translated from the coding sequence ATGGCACTCTGGGGTGGACGTTTTAGTCAGGAAGCTGATCAACGGTTTAAACAATTCAATGATTCACTGCGGTTTGATTTTCGACTGGCACAACAGGATATCTTTGGCTCAGTAGCTTGGTCTAAAGCGTTAGTCACAGTTGGCGTATTGTCGCAAGATGAACAAGCTCAACTTGAGCAAGCGTTAAATGAATTATCAGAAGAAGTCACGGCAAATCCGCAGTCTATCTTGCAAAGTGATGCTGAAGACATTCATAGCTGGGTTGAAAGTAAGCTTATTGCCAAAGTGGGCGATTTAGGTAAAAAATTACACACAGGCCGCAGCCGTAATGATCAGGTCGCAACAGACTTAAAGCTATGGTGTAAAGAAGAAGTCATTCATCTTCGCCAAGCGATTGTTGAGCTACAAAAAGCCTTAGTTATCACCGCAGAACAAAATCAAAATGCCGTGATGCCGGGTTATACCCATCTACAGCGCGCTCAGCCAGTCACTTTTGCACATTGGTGTTTAGCATACAATGAAATGCTAGCCAGAGATGAAAGCCGTTTAGCTGATGCATTAAAACGTTTAGATGTCAGCCCATTAGGTTGTGGCGCTTTAGCCGGAACAGCTTATGATATCGATCGTGAACAATTAGCGGGATGGTTAGGTTTTGCGAGTGCAACCAATAATAGCTTAGATAGCGTATCCGATCGTGATCATGTCTTAGAGATATTATCCTCTGCGGCTATTGGTATGGTGCATTTATCTCGTTTTGCAGAAGATCTTATTTTCTTTAATAGTGGTGAAGCGGGCTTTATTGAATTATCAGACAAAGTGACTTCTGGCTCATCATTAATGCCACAAAAGAAAAACCCAGATGCACTGGAGCTTATCCGTGGGAAATGTGGACGAGTACAAGGCGCATTAACTGGCATGATGATGACCTTAAAAGGTTTACCTCTCGCTTACAATAAAGATATGCAAGAAGATAAAGAAGGCCTATTTGACGCCGTCGATACATGGTCTGATTGCTTGCATATGGCAACATTAGTTCTTGATGGCATTCAAATCCGTCGCCCCCGCTGTGAAGAAGCCGCTAAACAAGGTTATGCTAACGCCACTGAATTGGCGGATTATCTTGTTGCTAAAGGTGTACCATTCCGTGAAGCTCACCATATTGTGGGTGAAGTGGTTGTTTGCGCCATTGAGCAAGGTAAAGCGATTGAAGAACTCCCTCTTTCTGAATTACAGATGTTTAACAGTAAAATCATGATTGATGTGTACGATATTTTATCGCTTCAATCTTGCTTAGATAAACGTCTTGCAAAAGGTGGTGTTTCTCAAAAACAGGTTGCTTATGCGATAGCAAAAGCCAAAGAAGTTTTAGATATGAATAAGTAA
- the argB gene encoding acetylglutamate kinase, with the protein MEPLIIKLGGVLLDNEEALTRFFTALQQYRSTHSRPLVIVHGGGCLVDELMGKLQLPVVKKQGLRVTPADQIDIITGALAGSANKTLLSWATKFGLNGVGLSLGDGQLAKVTQINEELGHVGNATPGSPDLLNLLLGAGYLPIISSIGMTEKGELMNVNADQAATAIAETLGADLVLLSDVSGILDGKGQKIAEMSAEKAQMLIDQGIITDGMIVKVNAALEAAKTLGRPVEIASWRHAEKLTTLFNGVAVGTRILA; encoded by the coding sequence ATGGAACCATTAATTATCAAACTGGGTGGTGTACTCCTTGATAATGAAGAAGCGTTAACGCGGTTTTTCACTGCATTACAACAATATCGCTCAACACATTCTCGTCCTTTAGTCATCGTACATGGTGGTGGCTGTTTGGTGGATGAGTTAATGGGTAAATTGCAATTGCCTGTGGTGAAAAAGCAAGGTCTTCGTGTCACACCTGCAGATCAGATAGACATTATTACAGGGGCGCTTGCCGGAAGTGCCAATAAAACCTTGTTATCGTGGGCAACCAAGTTTGGGCTTAATGGGGTGGGGCTTTCTTTGGGTGATGGACAATTAGCTAAAGTCACTCAAATCAATGAAGAGTTAGGCCATGTAGGAAATGCAACTCCCGGCTCTCCTGATTTACTCAATTTATTATTGGGTGCTGGCTATCTACCTATTATCAGTTCTATCGGGATGACTGAAAAAGGTGAGCTGATGAATGTGAATGCTGATCAAGCGGCAACTGCTATTGCTGAAACATTAGGTGCTGATTTAGTTCTGCTTTCTGATGTTAGTGGCATTTTAGATGGTAAAGGTCAGAAGATTGCTGAGATGTCAGCTGAAAAAGCACAAATGTTAATCGATCAGGGCATTATCACTGACGGCATGATAGTGAAAGTAAATGCGGCATTGGAAGCAGCTAAAACGTTAGGACGACCTGTTGAAATTGCAAGCTGGCGCCATGCTGAAAAACTGACGACATTATTTAATGGTGTTGCAGTAGGAACCCGAATTTTAGCTTAA